The following proteins come from a genomic window of Salvia hispanica cultivar TCC Black 2014 chromosome 4, UniMelb_Shisp_WGS_1.0, whole genome shotgun sequence:
- the LOC125219914 gene encoding protein FAR1-RELATED SEQUENCE 5-like isoform X2, producing the protein MVADEHRHFMMANRNLDPIHRRFMEDCGRCNIGPTLTFKLLKEIMGGPENVGCDIIDIRNGYRDIMSNIDGSDAQMIFDYMRSQKESSDAFYYEIEIGSHGKLTRLFWADAISRRNYHMFGDVISFDSTYNTNRYCMIFAPFTGKDNHSRPVTFGAGLLSSEGRESYSWLFGCFVRCMGVAPKLIITDQDWGIKLAVQQVLLQTRHRWCMWHIMVKVSDKLPKSLLGNEDFKKELNACVWSDLLEPDEFDIIWNDIMERYGLEDVHWFGSMFEDREFWVPAYFRDFPMGSLLRTTSMSESENSFFKNYTKPRANLVQFINFFNYAVGDQRNANSRLNYLDYSTIPDLSTQLPIEKHASTIYTDSIFKHVQQEISMVCEIVSITTVEDNIKMHQVKDQYGRTLDVKYDCKKDTFDCSCKKFSRIGLLCCHIFCLLKNKSANLIPEKYFGRRWLKSSLLKAAHGLPSEEQQPFEHLDEKQEVKKKLFSNFYRLVQKSEGSIDHLSLLSAGLDDLEQHIFGNCAAPSVIEKKKMVEDFYGMAVPDVIDVHPPDVVSTKGSASGKVAKRQSAIRKANKPLRRCGKCHEMGRHDSRNCGRVNEKTD; encoded by the exons ATGGTTGCGGATGAGCATAGGCATTTTATGATGGCCAATCGCAATCTGGATCCTATCCATCGGAGGTTTATGGAGGATTGTGGCAGGTGTAATATTGGTCCCACTCTCACATTCAAACTTTTGAAGGAGATAATGGGTGGACCTGAAAATGTTGGATgtgatattattgatattagaAATGGTTATCGTGATATTATGTCCAATATTGATGGTTCAGATGCTCAAATGATTTTTGATTATATGCGTTCTCAAAAGGAATCATCTGATGCCTTCTattatgaaattgagataGGATCTCATGGAAAGTTAACTAGACTCTTCTGGGCTGATGCTATTTCAAGACGAAATTATCATATGTTTGGAGAtgtaatttcatttgattCAACATACAACACTAACAG GTATTGCATGATTTTTGCTCCATTCACTGGAAAAGATAACCATTCTAGACCAGTTACATTTGGAGCTGGCTTGTTATCAAGTGAAGGTAGAGAATCCTATTCTTGGTTGTTTGGCTGTTTTGTTCGATGCATGGGGGTAGCACCCAAATTGATTATCACTGATCAAGATTGGGGGATCAAACTTGCTGTTCAACAAGTACTTTTACAAACAAGGCACCGATGGTGTATGTGGCATATCATGGTTAAGGTGTCAGATAAGTTGCCCAAATCTTTACTTGGTAATGAAGATTTCAAAAAAGAGTTGAATGCATGTGTTTGGTCTGATTTGTTAGAGCCTGATGAGTTTGATATAATATGGAATGATATAATGGAACGGTATGGATTAGAAGACGTGCACTGGTTTGGATCAATGTTTGAAGATAGAGAATTCTGGGTTCCTGCTTATTTTCGAGATTTTCCCATGGGGTCGCTTCTTAGGACTACATCGATGTCTGAATCGGAGAATagcttttttaaaaactacacAAAGCCACGTGCAAATCTTGTACAGttcatcaatttctttaattatgcTGTGGGAGATCAAAGGAATGCCAATTCACGATTGAACTACTTGGATTACTCAACTATTCCTGATTTGTCAACCCAATTGCCTATTGAGAAGCATGCATCTACAATCTACACTGATTCTATTTTCAAACATGTACAACAGGAAATAAGTATGGTATGTGAGATTGTTTCTATAACTACTGTTGAGGATAACATCAAGATGCATCAGGTCAAGGACCAATATGGTAGAACATTGGATGTTAAGTATGATTGTAAGAAAGACACATTCGACTGTAGTTGCAAGAAGTTTTCCAGAATTGGTTTGTTATGTtgtcatatattttgtttgttgaagaatAAGTCTGCTAATCTCATTCCTGAGAAATATTTTGGTCGAAGGTGGTTGAAGAGCTCTTTACTAAAGGCAGCACATGGTCTACCATCTGAGGAACAACAACCATTTGAAC ATTTGGATGAAAAGCAGGAAGTTAAGAAAAAGTTGTTCTCCAACTTTTATCGATTAGTCCAAAAGTCTGAAGGAAGTATTGATCATTTGTCTTTGTTAAGTGCTGGTCTTGATGATTTGGAACAGcatatatttggaaattgtGCAGCACCTTCAGTCattgaaaagaagaagatggttgaggatttttatggaatggcAGTACCTGATGTAATTGATGTACATCCTCCAGACGTTGTTAGTACCAAAGGATCAGCTAGTGGCAAAGTAGCAAAGAGGCAGAGTGCAATAAGGAAAGCAAATAAGCCTCTACGACGGTGTGGTAAATGTCATGAGATGGGTCGTCATGATTCAAGAAATTGTGGTAGAGTCAATGAGAAGACAGATTGA
- the LOC125219914 gene encoding protein FAR1-RELATED SEQUENCE 5-like isoform X1 yields the protein MYIPVCDDALKPMIGMKFNTLVEAVGFYEHYARSVGFGIRKMGNKSVQGITKWQYLACNRQGSKNFIPGHASQSTEVSFKKRRCRSFRCECLAKLNLRYYSDGKSRGYEVYQFVEYHNHLMVADEHRHFMMANRNLDPIHRRFMEDCGRCNIGPTLTFKLLKEIMGGPENVGCDIIDIRNGYRDIMSNIDGSDAQMIFDYMRSQKESSDAFYYEIEIGSHGKLTRLFWADAISRRNYHMFGDVISFDSTYNTNRYCMIFAPFTGKDNHSRPVTFGAGLLSSEGRESYSWLFGCFVRCMGVAPKLIITDQDWGIKLAVQQVLLQTRHRWCMWHIMVKVSDKLPKSLLGNEDFKKELNACVWSDLLEPDEFDIIWNDIMERYGLEDVHWFGSMFEDREFWVPAYFRDFPMGSLLRTTSMSESENSFFKNYTKPRANLVQFINFFNYAVGDQRNANSRLNYLDYSTIPDLSTQLPIEKHASTIYTDSIFKHVQQEISMVCEIVSITTVEDNIKMHQVKDQYGRTLDVKYDCKKDTFDCSCKKFSRIGLLCCHIFCLLKNKSANLIPEKYFGRRWLKSSLLKAAHGLPSEEQQPFEHLDEKQEVKKKLFSNFYRLVQKSEGSIDHLSLLSAGLDDLEQHIFGNCAAPSVIEKKKMVEDFYGMAVPDVIDVHPPDVVSTKGSASGKVAKRQSAIRKANKPLRRCGKCHEMGRHDSRNCGRVNEKTD from the exons ATGTACATTCCTGTTTGTGATGATGCTTTGAAGCCAATGATTGGtatgaaattcaatacattaGTAGAAGCAGTTGGTTTCTATGAACATTATGCTCGTTCAGTTGGTTTTGGCATTCGTAAAATGGGTAACAAATCAGTTCAAGGTATTACTAAGTGGCAGTATTTGGCTTGCAACAGACAAGGCTCTAAGAATTTTATACCTGGTCATGCATCCCAATCAACTGAAGTGTCTTTTAAAAAGCGTAGGTGTCGGTCATTTAGGTGTGAATGTCTTGCTAAGCTCAATTTGAGATATTATTCAGATGGCAAGAGCAGAGGATATGAGGTTTATCAGTTTGTTGAGTATCATAATCACTTAATGGTTGCGGATGAGCATAGGCATTTTATGATGGCCAATCGCAATCTGGATCCTATCCATCGGAGGTTTATGGAGGATTGTGGCAGGTGTAATATTGGTCCCACTCTCACATTCAAACTTTTGAAGGAGATAATGGGTGGACCTGAAAATGTTGGATgtgatattattgatattagaAATGGTTATCGTGATATTATGTCCAATATTGATGGTTCAGATGCTCAAATGATTTTTGATTATATGCGTTCTCAAAAGGAATCATCTGATGCCTTCTattatgaaattgagataGGATCTCATGGAAAGTTAACTAGACTCTTCTGGGCTGATGCTATTTCAAGACGAAATTATCATATGTTTGGAGAtgtaatttcatttgattCAACATACAACACTAACAG GTATTGCATGATTTTTGCTCCATTCACTGGAAAAGATAACCATTCTAGACCAGTTACATTTGGAGCTGGCTTGTTATCAAGTGAAGGTAGAGAATCCTATTCTTGGTTGTTTGGCTGTTTTGTTCGATGCATGGGGGTAGCACCCAAATTGATTATCACTGATCAAGATTGGGGGATCAAACTTGCTGTTCAACAAGTACTTTTACAAACAAGGCACCGATGGTGTATGTGGCATATCATGGTTAAGGTGTCAGATAAGTTGCCCAAATCTTTACTTGGTAATGAAGATTTCAAAAAAGAGTTGAATGCATGTGTTTGGTCTGATTTGTTAGAGCCTGATGAGTTTGATATAATATGGAATGATATAATGGAACGGTATGGATTAGAAGACGTGCACTGGTTTGGATCAATGTTTGAAGATAGAGAATTCTGGGTTCCTGCTTATTTTCGAGATTTTCCCATGGGGTCGCTTCTTAGGACTACATCGATGTCTGAATCGGAGAATagcttttttaaaaactacacAAAGCCACGTGCAAATCTTGTACAGttcatcaatttctttaattatgcTGTGGGAGATCAAAGGAATGCCAATTCACGATTGAACTACTTGGATTACTCAACTATTCCTGATTTGTCAACCCAATTGCCTATTGAGAAGCATGCATCTACAATCTACACTGATTCTATTTTCAAACATGTACAACAGGAAATAAGTATGGTATGTGAGATTGTTTCTATAACTACTGTTGAGGATAACATCAAGATGCATCAGGTCAAGGACCAATATGGTAGAACATTGGATGTTAAGTATGATTGTAAGAAAGACACATTCGACTGTAGTTGCAAGAAGTTTTCCAGAATTGGTTTGTTATGTtgtcatatattttgtttgttgaagaatAAGTCTGCTAATCTCATTCCTGAGAAATATTTTGGTCGAAGGTGGTTGAAGAGCTCTTTACTAAAGGCAGCACATGGTCTACCATCTGAGGAACAACAACCATTTGAAC ATTTGGATGAAAAGCAGGAAGTTAAGAAAAAGTTGTTCTCCAACTTTTATCGATTAGTCCAAAAGTCTGAAGGAAGTATTGATCATTTGTCTTTGTTAAGTGCTGGTCTTGATGATTTGGAACAGcatatatttggaaattgtGCAGCACCTTCAGTCattgaaaagaagaagatggttgaggatttttatggaatggcAGTACCTGATGTAATTGATGTACATCCTCCAGACGTTGTTAGTACCAAAGGATCAGCTAGTGGCAAAGTAGCAAAGAGGCAGAGTGCAATAAGGAAAGCAAATAAGCCTCTACGACGGTGTGGTAAATGTCATGAGATGGGTCGTCATGATTCAAGAAATTGTGGTAGAGTCAATGAGAAGACAGATTGA